In Marivirga salinae, a single window of DNA contains:
- a CDS encoding DUF4062 domain-containing protein, which produces MSEKLNINILYAEDDNKPIMQNKGWVSYFEKFLNMMLKQTMNRQFKINLLSDSLENSTLKDGLYIPILSPNFILSGVSLDRLEGLFLNGNNEKIHDRIFPVFKSPLDFVDIPEKLRPLRAYIFYLDYENHEQELSDFFSKEAEKGYWMKMVDLCFDIYETVLKMSNQDDKGDLVHNRRSVYLADTGQDLAGARNIIKRELSRHGYEVYPKGLLPHDFSGMKKSIVEDLKKCQFSIHMVGASYGSIPHGSDSSVMDLQNGLASDHYEKNPQGFSRLIWISPSLKFASEKQKSFIHNIKRDAKASLGAEVLQTSLEDFKNTLWEELLDSGLNKKLRDTYPQEDQKLPIIYLIYDESDQKEAEKLISNIDDQQVKILTLDNKGDLMALRNKHIDALKQMDAAIVFQENVNHQWVYMKLLDLLKAPGFGRSKPILGRMFKSKKAKGAENEYVNRYEVEVDSSEDSKKMNKFIKEIKVAFEKTQLEIVAES; this is translated from the coding sequence ATGAGTGAAAAACTGAATATAAATATTTTATACGCTGAGGATGATAATAAACCTATCATGCAAAATAAAGGGTGGGTTAGTTATTTTGAGAAGTTCCTAAACATGATGCTCAAGCAAACCATGAATAGGCAATTTAAAATTAATTTGTTGTCAGATTCTTTGGAAAACTCTACACTCAAAGACGGCCTCTATATTCCTATTTTATCACCAAATTTTATATTGTCAGGAGTCAGTTTAGATAGGCTGGAAGGTTTATTTCTTAATGGCAATAATGAAAAAATCCACGATAGGATATTCCCAGTATTTAAATCCCCATTAGATTTTGTGGATATCCCCGAAAAGCTCAGACCTCTTAGAGCCTATATTTTTTATTTGGATTATGAAAACCACGAACAAGAACTCTCAGACTTTTTCAGTAAAGAAGCTGAAAAAGGATATTGGATGAAAATGGTGGATTTATGTTTTGATATTTATGAAACTGTTTTGAAAATGAGCAATCAAGATGATAAAGGAGATTTAGTTCATAATAGAAGGTCAGTATATTTAGCTGATACTGGACAAGATTTAGCAGGAGCTAGGAACATAATTAAAAGAGAATTAAGTCGACATGGATATGAGGTTTATCCTAAAGGATTATTACCTCATGATTTTTCAGGAATGAAAAAATCTATAGTGGAGGATTTAAAAAAATGCCAGTTTTCTATTCATATGGTTGGAGCTTCTTATGGCTCAATTCCTCATGGTTCGGACTCATCTGTGATGGATCTTCAAAACGGATTAGCCTCTGATCATTACGAAAAGAATCCACAAGGTTTTAGTCGCCTAATTTGGATTAGCCCATCCTTGAAATTTGCTAGCGAAAAACAAAAGTCATTTATTCATAATATAAAAAGAGATGCTAAAGCTTCTCTCGGAGCAGAGGTTTTACAAACTTCTCTAGAGGATTTTAAAAACACCTTATGGGAAGAACTGCTAGATAGCGGACTCAATAAAAAGTTAAGAGATACTTATCCTCAAGAAGATCAAAAATTACCAATCATATATTTAATTTATGATGAGTCAGATCAAAAAGAAGCCGAAAAACTCATTTCTAATATTGATGATCAGCAAGTGAAAATCTTAACCTTGGATAATAAGGGAGATTTAATGGCATTGAGAAATAAACATATCGATGCGCTAAAACAAATGGATGCTGCTATTGTATTCCAGGAAAATGTCAATCATCAATGGGTTTACATGAAATTGTTGGATTTATTAAAGGCGCCTGGCTTTGGAAGATCAAAGCCCATTTTAGGCCGAATGTTCAAGTCGAAAAAGGCAAAAGGTGCTGAGAATGAATATGTTAACCGGTATGAAGTTGAGGTAGATAGTAGTGAAGATTCGAAAAAGATGAATAAATTTATAAAGGAAATTAAAGTTGCATTTGAAAAAACGCAGCTAGAAATAGTAGCAGAAAGCTAA
- a CDS encoding outer membrane beta-barrel protein, protein MRLIKIILFSISLVVLFPFISNAQTSCVQNLREARNFYDAGKLNDLPKLLLKCIDNGFSDEEKVEALRLVTLSYLFNEDQEKAEASYLRLLKIEPEYEVNLDSDPTELIILSERYDTDPKFFYGFKLGSAFNLIEITEYKPIYNLADSGSYEPPIGFSVGLFFQYPINEEFSANLETHYNFRNTVLNRNTESAEGNSTGIQSISEIQQWVEVPLLVNYKLPMAQNFLLEATGGPSFHYLLSSRLSVRGGPGSEINNIDMMVYRNQLNVSGILGLRANFKRLGRNFVTVEALYQYRFIDEVNMNVDRAELNWILKDAVYAENQYKGHALILRVGLRFPRFNPELIK, encoded by the coding sequence ATGCGGCTAATTAAAATTATATTGTTTTCTATCTCCTTGGTAGTTTTATTCCCATTCATTAGTAATGCACAAACTTCCTGTGTTCAAAATTTAAGAGAAGCCAGAAATTTTTATGATGCTGGGAAATTAAATGATTTGCCAAAGTTATTATTAAAATGTATTGACAATGGTTTTTCTGATGAAGAAAAAGTAGAAGCTTTAAGATTAGTTACCCTTTCTTATTTATTTAATGAAGATCAAGAAAAAGCGGAAGCCTCTTATTTGAGATTATTGAAGATAGAGCCTGAATATGAAGTAAATTTAGACTCTGACCCAACCGAACTCATTATTTTATCGGAAAGATATGATACGGATCCTAAGTTTTTCTACGGGTTTAAATTAGGGTCTGCCTTTAACTTAATAGAAATTACCGAATATAAACCTATTTATAATTTAGCAGACAGTGGTAGCTATGAGCCTCCTATTGGGTTTTCAGTTGGTTTATTTTTCCAATATCCTATTAATGAAGAGTTTTCAGCTAATCTTGAAACGCATTATAATTTTAGAAACACGGTACTAAACAGAAACACCGAGAGCGCAGAAGGAAATTCAACCGGTATTCAAAGTATAAGTGAAATCCAGCAATGGGTAGAAGTTCCATTGTTAGTGAATTATAAATTACCAATGGCACAGAACTTTTTATTGGAAGCCACTGGAGGCCCTTCTTTTCACTACCTACTTTCTTCCAGATTAAGTGTACGAGGAGGCCCAGGCAGTGAAATCAATAATATAGACATGATGGTTTATAGAAACCAACTTAATGTAAGCGGTATTTTAGGCTTAAGAGCCAATTTCAAAAGGTTAGGAAGAAACTTTGTGACTGTAGAAGCCCTATATCAATATAGATTTATAGATGAAGTAAATATGAATGTTGATCGGGCAGAACTCAATTGGATATTGAAAGATGCTGTTTATGCTGAAAATCAATATAAGGGTCATGCTCTGATACTGAGAGTAGGTTTACGTTTCCCACGTTTTAATCCGGAATTAATAAAATGA
- a CDS encoding nSTAND1 domain-containing NTPase, which translates to MKEEKTTILEKPQSKYGKKNNPFPGLRPFKIEESHLFFGREGQSDEVLLKLSKHRFVGVIGPSGSGKSSFIYCGVLPILYGGFLTGRSTEWEVVVTRPGAAPIDNLAQALLKTDLVDKELSEEDKQIKKTIISSLLRSSSVGLVETIMQFKGDKEKNYLILVDQFEELFRFKDSSNLQSVNETLAFINLLMEAINHADVPIYVAITMRSDFIGECSQFPELTRQINDSQYLIPQMTREQKRRAITGPVAVGNAQIAPRLTQQLLNDLGDNPDQLPILQHALMRTWDYWSHFRDYDDESLDIKHYEAIGTMSEALSMHANEAFEELDDEQQRICEFLFKAITEKRGGGSYGIRRPTKLNEIAAIANTSEEKIIQVIEKFRDPGRSLLTPQYGVPLHSQSIIDISHESIMRIWNRLKNWVNDEADAVTMYKRLAEAADMFQQGKTSLWRPPDLQLAMNWKEKHNPTLIWGQRYHPAYERTISFLEHSAEEYEIEQRAKELQQKRRLRTARVTALIMASAAVVSILFLVYAFYQQTVAKEQAKIAHEQKLEAEEQTKIAEREKERATTQEKLAIAAQEKAVKNAELAEQEKIRATRAAELAAQRRVEAEEAEGKASASAIAAREAEKEALAQKEVAQQEKDKADQLRYLAIANAMAVKSTQLNDPQLQGLLAQQAYEFDERNSNYNYDPEIYDGLYYALKEFNHPLVKKIEGHEKSAKVVLGGTSDEEFFTAGSQGSILKWNKVQNHWQADTIAPLRNRRVVKSMIFDQDQNHIYAAGQFITENGESIIEKYDLNTNSRSPEIIKGVKGAFVKMYFADGKLWILDEAGKSIKTMENGKSQNLYKSNVKINDFAVDKTKPYIWLAADNGDLYRIDKSGENDTIMYQNGQSISAITSKYHFLTIGDVNGGVRLFSDYDFSNSNSLTGHIGGIDELKISENGAAMLSAGKDKTVRVWNLSEITQAPIVLSDHGDWVWSTDFSVNNEWIFSVSEDGMVHVWPYSIDLMGNQLCDELDRNMTTTEWATYVGQDLPYEKTCENLEKLSDAAN; encoded by the coding sequence ATGAAGGAGGAAAAGACTACCATATTAGAAAAACCACAGTCGAAATACGGAAAGAAAAACAATCCTTTCCCAGGTTTGCGTCCATTCAAGATTGAAGAAAGCCATTTATTTTTTGGCAGAGAAGGTCAAAGTGATGAGGTATTATTAAAATTATCCAAACACCGATTTGTTGGTGTTATTGGTCCTTCAGGAAGTGGTAAATCTTCATTTATATATTGTGGTGTATTACCCATTTTATACGGTGGTTTTTTAACAGGCAGATCAACAGAATGGGAAGTGGTAGTGACTCGTCCTGGGGCAGCGCCAATTGATAATTTAGCTCAAGCACTTCTCAAAACAGATTTGGTAGATAAGGAATTGTCAGAAGAAGACAAACAAATCAAAAAAACCATAATTTCCTCACTTTTAAGAAGCTCCTCTGTTGGGCTGGTGGAAACCATCATGCAGTTCAAAGGAGATAAAGAAAAGAATTATTTAATATTAGTCGATCAATTTGAGGAATTATTCCGATTTAAGGATTCTTCTAACCTACAATCAGTTAATGAGACCTTAGCTTTTATTAACTTATTAATGGAAGCCATCAATCATGCGGATGTACCTATTTATGTGGCTATTACGATGAGATCAGACTTCATTGGAGAATGTTCTCAGTTTCCAGAATTAACTAGGCAAATCAATGATAGCCAATATTTGATCCCTCAAATGACAAGGGAACAAAAAAGGAGAGCTATTACAGGACCAGTGGCGGTAGGAAATGCTCAAATTGCTCCAAGGTTAACCCAGCAACTTTTAAATGACTTAGGCGATAATCCTGATCAATTACCCATTTTGCAACATGCTTTAATGCGTACATGGGATTATTGGAGCCATTTTAGAGATTATGATGATGAGTCGCTTGATATAAAACATTATGAAGCTATCGGCACTATGTCTGAAGCCCTTTCCATGCATGCGAATGAGGCCTTTGAAGAGCTGGATGATGAACAACAAAGAATTTGTGAGTTTCTTTTTAAAGCTATCACTGAAAAAAGAGGTGGCGGTAGCTATGGAATCAGAAGGCCGACTAAACTCAATGAAATTGCCGCAATTGCGAATACTTCTGAAGAAAAAATTATTCAAGTAATAGAGAAGTTCCGTGATCCGGGAAGGTCTTTATTAACACCTCAATATGGTGTTCCATTGCATAGTCAATCCATTATTGATATTTCTCATGAAAGTATAATGAGAATTTGGAACCGCTTGAAAAACTGGGTGAATGATGAAGCAGATGCGGTAACCATGTATAAAAGATTGGCTGAAGCTGCGGATATGTTTCAACAAGGCAAAACCAGTTTGTGGAGGCCGCCAGATTTGCAATTGGCAATGAATTGGAAAGAAAAGCATAACCCAACTTTGATTTGGGGGCAGCGCTATCACCCAGCTTATGAAAGGACCATTTCTTTTCTGGAACATTCAGCTGAGGAATATGAAATAGAACAGAGAGCGAAAGAACTACAGCAAAAAAGAAGGTTGAGAACTGCAAGGGTTACAGCTTTAATTATGGCATCGGCTGCAGTAGTTTCAATTCTTTTTTTAGTGTACGCATTTTATCAGCAAACTGTGGCAAAAGAACAAGCTAAAATAGCACACGAACAAAAACTGGAAGCTGAGGAACAGACTAAAATTGCTGAAAGGGAAAAAGAAAGAGCAACTACTCAAGAGAAACTAGCAATTGCAGCACAAGAAAAAGCGGTTAAGAATGCTGAATTAGCAGAACAAGAGAAGATAAGAGCAACTAGAGCGGCAGAATTGGCAGCGCAAAGAAGAGTTGAAGCAGAGGAAGCGGAGGGTAAAGCAAGTGCTTCTGCAATTGCGGCTCGTGAAGCGGAAAAAGAGGCTTTGGCTCAAAAAGAGGTGGCTCAGCAAGAAAAAGATAAGGCAGACCAATTGCGGTATTTAGCAATTGCCAATGCCATGGCAGTAAAATCAACCCAGCTGAATGATCCGCAATTGCAAGGACTCTTGGCTCAACAAGCTTATGAATTTGACGAGCGAAACAGTAATTATAATTATGATCCAGAAATTTATGATGGATTGTATTATGCACTTAAAGAATTTAATCATCCCTTAGTTAAAAAAATAGAGGGGCATGAAAAATCAGCTAAAGTAGTACTAGGCGGAACAAGTGATGAAGAGTTTTTTACTGCAGGATCTCAGGGTAGTATTTTGAAATGGAATAAAGTTCAAAATCATTGGCAAGCAGATACTATAGCACCATTAAGAAATAGAAGAGTAGTGAAATCCATGATCTTTGATCAAGATCAAAACCATATTTATGCTGCTGGGCAATTCATCACAGAAAACGGTGAGTCCATCATAGAGAAATATGATCTTAATACAAATTCTAGAAGTCCAGAAATTATTAAAGGTGTAAAAGGTGCATTCGTTAAAATGTATTTCGCTGATGGTAAGCTTTGGATATTGGATGAAGCTGGGAAATCAATCAAAACCATGGAGAATGGTAAAAGCCAAAATCTGTACAAATCAAATGTTAAAATTAATGATTTCGCAGTAGATAAAACCAAGCCTTATATTTGGTTGGCTGCTGATAATGGGGATTTATATCGTATAGATAAAAGCGGGGAAAATGATACCATTATGTATCAAAATGGCCAATCTATTTCAGCAATTACCTCAAAATATCATTTCTTAACTATAGGTGATGTAAATGGAGGAGTTAGATTATTCTCCGACTATGACTTTTCAAATTCAAATTCTTTAACAGGACACATTGGTGGGATAGACGAATTGAAGATAAGTGAAAATGGGGCTGCTATGCTATCAGCTGGTAAAGATAAAACAGTAAGAGTTTGGAATCTGTCTGAAATCACACAAGCCCCCATTGTATTATCTGATCATGGCGATTGGGTATGGTCAACAGATTTCAGTGTGAATAATGAATGGATTTTCTCAGTTTCTGAAGATGGAATGGTGCATGTATGGCCTTATTCTATTGACTTAATGGGAAATCAACTTTGTGATGAATTGGATCGCAATATGACCACCACAGAATGGGCCACTTATGTTGGACAAGATTTGCCTTATGAAAAAACCTGTGAAAATTTAGAAAAACTCTCTGATGCGGCTAATTAA